CGCCAAATAACTCATCACATTTGAAGCCATCCCACTTGGCGAGCAACCTATCAGAATCATTCCAGCTGCTATTTCTGGTGGAAAACCACTGATTTTCGCAAGTGTATACCCTATAAAAGGCATGATCGAAAACTGGCAAATAACTCCGATCAAAACACCTTTGGGCATCTTAACCACGCCCAGAAAATCTTTAATGCTCATGGAAGTCCCCATTCCAAACATGATCACTTGTATCAATGGAACGATGAGTGCACTGAATTTAAATCCATTGAACTCAATGAAATATTGCGGGAAATAAAGGGCAATTGCCACTGAGCCAAATATTATCATCGAAAAAGCGTACCCTCTTAAATTAGGATTGCCTAAAAATGATATGGCGCAGATAAAGAAAAATCCGATCCATAAAAAGCTGGCATTTGCGATACCGGAGAACAAGCTGGTTGCAATAGCCGCAACTAATAAAACGAGGGAAAGGATTGTGAGTACCTTAGTTATTTTAGGGTTCAAATTGCTGATATTTTGGGTGGTATTGAAATTTAATCTGAAAGCTTGTCAAAATGCAAGCTCTCAGATATTTCTTTTTTAATAATCAAGATCTTAACTATAGGTCCTGTCATGAGAACGTTTATCATTCCACATGTCGGTAGGCGCAAAATAAGAATTATCAGATGGGTGAAGGTGAGCCTTGATCACTTCTTCATTCAAATCGATTCCTAGTCCCGGAGCATCCAGAGGTACAGGTGCATATCCTTTATCTATCATTTTTCCTCCACCAGTCATAGTCACCAAATCTTCCCACCAAGGTACATCGACAGAATGATGCTCCAAGGCAAGGAAATTTTGCGTTGCCGCAGCACAATGGACATTAGCCATAAATGAAACAGGAGTCCCTGCTTGGTGCATGGCCATAGAAATCCCTTTTTCTTCGGCATAGTCTGCGATACGTTTTGTTTCCAAAAGACCTCCTGAAGATGCCAGGTCAGGATGCACAATATCCACCGCATGATTATCTATCAGGTCTTTGAAATACTTAAGAAGGTAAATGTCCTCTCCCGTGGTGGTTGGAGTATTAAGTGCAGTAGTAATGGTTTTATGCTGCTCCCACATTTGCCAAGGCACCATATCCTCAAGCCAGGCAAGTCTATATTTATCCAAAGCCTGACCTAATCTGATACAGTTGTTTAGATCAAAATGCCCATAATGGTCTGTAGAAAGTGGAATCTCATATCCTACCATTCCTCTCACATGGTCAACAATCTTGGCGAGTTCGTCCAGTCCTTTTTCGGTAATTTGAACTCCTGTGAATGGATGCGCAGTATTTGCGTAGGACATGTATCCACCTTGCCATTGGCTTTTTCCCTGCTTAAATATCTCAGGGTTTACGATACAACCAGGTATGTCCATGATTTCCCCAATGGAAACATCCATTTTCAGCCAAGTATACCCTTGTTCTTCTGTTCTGTATTTAATGAGTTTCAGCTGCTCCTCTGGAGAACTTGCCTCAGGAGTATCTGCATATAATCTCACTGAATCCCGATACCTTCCACCTAGCAATTGCCAAGCGGGCACATTATATGCCTTTCCACAAAGATCCCAAAGTGCCATCTCTACTCCACAGACTCCCCCTGCCTGACGGGATTGCCCTCCAAACTGCTTGATGATTTTAAATAATTTTTCCACGTTGCATGGGTTCTCTCCCAAAATCCGACTCTTCAGCATCAAGGCATATTTGGGATCCGCTCCATCTCTCACCTCTCCCAGCCCATAAATTCCTTGATTGGTATCGATTCTAAGAATGGCTGTTCCTCCCATAACGTTGGTTAGTGCATATCTCAGATCTGTAATTTTCAGATCAGATGGTGCTGAAGCTCTTTGGACATTTTTGGTTGTTTCCGCCATAGTATCTTCTATACTCAGTCCCATCAAT
Above is a window of Algoriphagus machipongonensis DNA encoding:
- a CDS encoding mandelate racemase/muconate lactonizing enzyme family protein, which encodes MKNTLKDLIEKNKIREQQYVAQRQAEIDNPLTKDNRRDFLKKTALGGLSLSALMGLSIEDTMAETTKNVQRASAPSDLKITDLRYALTNVMGGTAILRIDTNQGIYGLGEVRDGADPKYALMLKSRILGENPCNVEKLFKIIKQFGGQSRQAGGVCGVEMALWDLCGKAYNVPAWQLLGGRYRDSVRLYADTPEASSPEEQLKLIKYRTEEQGYTWLKMDVSIGEIMDIPGCIVNPEIFKQGKSQWQGGYMSYANTAHPFTGVQITEKGLDELAKIVDHVRGMVGYEIPLSTDHYGHFDLNNCIRLGQALDKYRLAWLEDMVPWQMWEQHKTITTALNTPTTTGEDIYLLKYFKDLIDNHAVDIVHPDLASSGGLLETKRIADYAEEKGISMAMHQAGTPVSFMANVHCAAATQNFLALEHHSVDVPWWEDLVTMTGGGKMIDKGYAPVPLDAPGLGIDLNEEVIKAHLHPSDNSYFAPTDMWNDKRSHDRTYS